A single genomic interval of Corvus hawaiiensis isolate bCorHaw1 chromosome 5, bCorHaw1.pri.cur, whole genome shotgun sequence harbors:
- the TIGD4 gene encoding tigger transposable element-derived protein 4, giving the protein MSMVAAMATTASTAREAAPAPPSAVPVGSGRRLGKQPGAAEQERACPAVGADERAWETLLGAMAEALPEPSVRRKKSISIEEKIDIISAVESGKKKADIAAKYGIKRNSLSSIMKNKEKVLEAFETLRFDPKRKRLRTAFYADLEEALMKWYRIAQCLNVPVNGPMLRLKANDFAQKLGHSDFKCSNGWLDRFKSRYGLVFRAQPVEAAATATVDAPTLWYQNVLPYYLNDYQPKNVFYIQETGLLYQMLPHNTFAFKGETCSVGKQSKERITVVVGTNMDGSEKLPLLVIGKNKSPRSFKDVKLLPVDYEANDRVCMTSGIFEQWMHKLDDRFQAQQRRVVVLVDSLPAHTEVKNLKSVKLVFFPPDSSSCIPMKERIIRSLKVKYRHCLIKRFVDSVESNKEFMLTLLEAIEMLYLCWREVTPETIVKSYNGATFKLETETNDKDNEVESDFDLIAHARAAGVEFPEGLSLEEYAALDDGLVTYEVPTNNERMCAKESASDKAETFVGDEDKDEGDRLQGAEQPLPSKNEALSALDTLRKFLRSQDTDDSLYDSLADLENFIQHVACE; this is encoded by the coding sequence ATGTCTATGGTCGCAGCCATGGCAACCACCGCCAGCACCGCCCgggaggctgctccagccccgccgAGTGCCGTGCCCGTGGGATCGGGCCGCCGGCTGGGAAAGCAGCCCGGAGCGGCAGAGCAGGAGCGTGCCTGCCCGGCTGTGGGCGCGGATGAGCGCGCCTGGGAGACGCTGCTCGGTGCCATGGCAGAGGCTCTGCCCGAACCCTcagtgaggaggaagaaaagcataTCTATCGAGGAAAAAATTGACATCATAAGCGCTGTGGAGAGCGGCAAGAAGAAGGCGGACATTGCAGCCAAGTATGGCATCAAGAGGAATTCCCTGTCTTCGATTATGAAGAATAAGGAAAAAGTTTTGGAAGCCTTTGAAACTTTACGGTTTGATCCTAAAAGGAAGAGACTGAGGACTGCTTTTTATGCCGACCTGGAGGAGGCATTGATGAAGTGGTACAGAATTGCACAGTGCTTGAATGTGCCGGTCAATGGCCCTATGTTGCGCCTCAAGGCGAATGATTTTGCCCAGAAGCTTGGACACAGTGATTTTAAATGCAGCAATGGCTGGCTCGATCGTTTCAAGTCGAGGTATGGTTTAGTTTTCAGAGCTCAGCCTGTAGAAGCAGCTGCTACTGCTACAGTGGATGCTCCAACTCTTTGGTACCAAAATGTGCTTCCTTATTATTTAAATGATTATCAGccgaaaaatgtgttttatataCAGGAGACTGGGCTGTTGTATCAGATGTTACCACATAACACGTTTGCTTTTAAAGGGGAAACTTGTTCTGTAGGTAAACAAAGCAAAGAGAGGATCACTGTAGTGGTGGGTACAAATATGGATGGCTCTGAGAAACTCCCACTGCTTGTtataggaaaaaacaaaagcccaCGCTCTTTCAAAGATGTGAAATTGCTGCCAGTGGATTATGAAGCAAATGATAGGGTGTGCATGACTTCAGGAATCTTTGAACAGTGGATGCATAAACTTGACGACAGATTTCAAGCACAGCAGCGCCGAGTGGTGGTTCTTGTTGATTCTCTCCCAGCTCACACAGAAGTAAAGAACCTGAAGTCTGTCAAATTAGTGTTCTTTCCTCCAGACTCTTCTTCATGTATACCTATGAAAGAAAGGATTATCAGAAGTCTGAAGGTTAAATACAGGCACTGTCTTATCAAAAGATTTGTTGACTCTGTAGAAAGCAATAAAGAGTTTATGCTGACCCTTCTTGAGGCAATTGAGATGTTGTACCTGTGCTGGAGGGAAGTAACACCAGAGACTATTGTAAAAAGTTACAATGGAGCAACTTTCAAATTAGAAACTGAGACAAATGATAAGGACAATGAGGTTGAAAGTGATTTTGATTTGATTGCACATGCACGGGCAGCTGGAGTAGAGTTTCCAGAAGGTTTGTCTTTGGAAGAATATGCAGCTCTAGATGATGGCTTAGTAACTTATGAAGTGCCCACAAATAATGAAAGGATGTGTGCCAAAGAAAGCGCATCAGATAAAGCTGAGACATTTGTTGGTGATGAAGATAAGGATGAAGGTGATCGACTTCAGGGAGCTGAACAGCCTTTACCATCCAAAAATGAGGCTTTGAGTGCTTTAGATACTCTTAGAAAGTTTCTCAGAAGTCAAGACACAGATGATTCTCTTTACGATTCCCTAGCTGACTTGGAGAATTTTATTCAACATGTAGCATGTGAATAG